A genome region from Bifidobacterium coryneforme includes the following:
- a CDS encoding polyphenol oxidase family protein has translation MTKGAVEPGFETADQWSDTHEVVDSSAIATHDVDGAPIPVTIPVNLAPGVKVVYTTRLGGVSRGGYASLNLGSKGNDDPAAVEANRRGLVRELGKPLRLVSQVHSAQVVDADGPNPLDAGMEASPGDAQVTTRTDQALGVFAADCLPVLLADPEAGVIGAAHCGRKGLMAGVIASVVDGMVSKGAVRNRIVATLGPCICPDCYQVDEELAHSFDQRFPGTAGVSRFGGASIDIAMAARMDLQEAGVSVVVDSGPRVAAATHYLKDDQELEAIRKMDDGAKQARDIRVDQAGHWLCTVENPLWFSHRRSVLAGTGDEGRMLALIMREG, from the coding sequence ATGACCAAAGGGGCGGTGGAACCCGGGTTCGAAACGGCCGATCAGTGGTCCGATACCCACGAGGTGGTAGACAGCTCAGCCATTGCCACCCATGATGTGGACGGGGCACCCATCCCGGTCACCATACCCGTCAACCTGGCACCGGGTGTCAAGGTGGTGTACACCACCCGTCTGGGTGGAGTCTCGCGAGGCGGCTATGCATCGCTCAACCTGGGGTCCAAGGGCAATGACGATCCCGCTGCGGTGGAAGCGAACCGCCGTGGCCTGGTCCGGGAGCTGGGGAAGCCGCTTCGCCTGGTCTCCCAGGTCCATTCGGCCCAGGTCGTGGATGCGGATGGACCGAACCCCCTCGATGCCGGCATGGAAGCCTCTCCTGGCGATGCCCAGGTGACAACCCGTACCGACCAGGCACTGGGTGTGTTCGCAGCCGACTGCCTGCCCGTCCTTCTTGCCGACCCGGAGGCAGGCGTCATCGGCGCAGCCCATTGTGGGAGGAAGGGGCTGATGGCCGGGGTCATCGCCTCGGTGGTGGATGGCATGGTGTCCAAGGGGGCGGTCCGGAACAGGATCGTGGCCACCCTGGGTCCCTGCATCTGCCCGGATTGCTATCAGGTCGACGAGGAACTTGCCCACTCCTTCGATCAGCGCTTTCCCGGTACGGCAGGGGTGAGCCGGTTCGGAGGGGCATCCATCGATATCGCCATGGCGGCCCGGATGGATCTTCAGGAGGCCGGTGTTTCCGTGGTGGTCGATTCCGGTCCGCGCGTGGCCGCCGCCACCCACTATCTGAAGGACGACCAGGAATTGGAAGCCATTCGCAAGATGGACGATGGGGCCAAGCAGGCCCGCGACATCCGTGTCGACCAGGCGGGGCATTGGCTCTGCACGGTTGAGAATCCACTCTGGTTCTCGCACCGCCGATCCGTCCTGGCAGGTACCGGGGACGAGGGCCGAATGCTGGCCTTGATCATGCGCGAAGGCTGA
- a CDS encoding polyribonucleotide nucleotidyltransferase: MEGPEITAVEATIDNGSYGRRTVRFETGRLAQQADGAVAAYLDDDSMVLSTTTAGSSPKENYDFFPLTVDVEEKMYAAGKIPGSFFRREGRPSTEAILACRLIDRPLRPLFPHTLRNEVQVVETILALNPEDSYDVLALNAASASTLISGLPFEGPVSGLRLALIDGQWVAFPRWSERERAVFELVVAGRVVEDGDVAIAMIEAGAGKNAWTLIYDEGQIKPDEEVVAQGLEAAKPFIKVLCEAQGELKAKAAKPTKEFQLFPEYTEELYTRIDQIAHADLDEALSIAEKLPRQDRIHEIKEKVREVLANEFVEMDEAEKEKELGNAFKELQRQIVRRRILTQDYRIDGRGLRDIRTLSAEVDVVPRVHGSALFQRGETQILGVTTLNMLKMEQTIDALSGPSTKRYMHNYEMPPYSTGETGRVGSPKRREVGHGNLAERALIPVLPSRDDFPYAIRQVSEALGSNGSTSMGSVCASTMSMLAAGVPLKAPVAGIAMGLVTGEVDGRPTYKTLTDILGAEDAFGDMDFKVAGTSEFITSLQLDTKLDGIPADILAAALQQAKEARATILDVIDECIDGPAEMSPYAPRIITTKVPVDKIGEVIGPKGKMINQIQEDTGADVSIEDDGTVYIASEGGEAAAKAKEVIDQIANPHVPEAGETFNGKVVKTTSFGAFVNLTPGTDGLLHISQIRNLANGERIDAVEDVLKEGDTVEVIVQGVDDRGKISLAVPGFEDQESGAGRDRGGRRDRGGRSDRGERRERSDRGERRERRDHHDHVERPEREDDDRYPSRRASRPEREDRYFDEDDRGEAPRRRRPRRDGGFEGDDWSEDEDGASRYDRRRRTGRDDEEERGERSGRRHSDRRERSDRGDRGDRGGERSGRREHRSSGRGGYRGRRENPRYAADEHYDEYRADREERSERPRRRVRRDFDPFDSED, encoded by the coding sequence ATGGAGGGTCCCGAAATCACGGCTGTAGAAGCCACGATTGACAATGGTTCATATGGCAGGCGCACGGTGCGCTTCGAGACGGGTCGTCTCGCCCAGCAGGCGGATGGGGCAGTTGCCGCCTACCTCGATGACGATTCGATGGTCCTGTCGACCACCACCGCCGGATCCAGCCCCAAGGAGAACTACGACTTCTTCCCGCTCACCGTCGATGTGGAAGAGAAGATGTACGCCGCAGGCAAGATTCCCGGCTCCTTCTTCCGTCGTGAAGGTCGTCCCTCGACTGAGGCCATCCTGGCCTGCCGGTTGATTGACCGTCCCCTGCGCCCCCTCTTCCCGCATACTCTGCGTAACGAGGTCCAGGTTGTTGAGACCATCCTGGCCCTCAACCCCGAGGATTCATACGATGTGTTGGCTTTGAACGCCGCATCCGCCTCGACCCTCATTTCCGGGCTGCCCTTCGAGGGGCCGGTCTCGGGTCTGCGCCTGGCCCTCATCGACGGCCAGTGGGTGGCCTTCCCCCGCTGGAGCGAGCGTGAGCGCGCGGTCTTCGAGCTGGTTGTGGCCGGTCGTGTGGTCGAGGACGGCGATGTCGCCATCGCCATGATCGAAGCTGGCGCCGGCAAGAACGCCTGGACCCTTATCTATGACGAGGGCCAGATCAAGCCTGATGAGGAGGTCGTGGCCCAGGGTCTGGAAGCCGCCAAGCCCTTCATCAAGGTCCTGTGCGAGGCACAGGGTGAGCTCAAGGCCAAGGCGGCCAAGCCCACCAAGGAGTTCCAGCTCTTCCCCGAATACACCGAAGAGCTCTACACCCGTATCGATCAGATTGCCCACGCTGACCTGGATGAGGCCCTCTCCATCGCGGAGAAGCTGCCCCGTCAGGACCGCATCCATGAAATCAAGGAGAAGGTCCGTGAGGTCCTGGCCAATGAGTTCGTCGAGATGGATGAGGCCGAGAAGGAGAAGGAGCTGGGCAACGCCTTCAAGGAGCTCCAGCGCCAGATCGTCCGTCGCCGTATCCTGACCCAGGATTACCGCATCGACGGCCGCGGCCTGCGCGATATCCGTACCCTGTCCGCCGAGGTGGACGTGGTGCCCCGGGTGCACGGTTCGGCCCTGTTCCAGCGCGGCGAAACCCAGATCCTGGGTGTCACCACCCTGAACATGCTCAAGATGGAGCAGACCATCGACGCCCTGTCGGGTCCCTCCACCAAGCGCTACATGCACAATTACGAGATGCCGCCCTATTCGACCGGTGAGACCGGCCGTGTGGGTTCCCCCAAGCGTCGCGAGGTGGGCCACGGCAACCTGGCCGAGCGTGCCTTGATCCCGGTCCTGCCCAGCCGTGATGACTTCCCCTATGCCATCCGCCAGGTCTCCGAGGCCCTCGGTTCCAACGGATCGACATCCATGGGTTCGGTCTGCGCCTCCACCATGTCCATGCTGGCCGCCGGCGTGCCCCTGAAGGCCCCGGTCGCAGGCATCGCCATGGGTCTGGTCACCGGTGAGGTGGACGGCAGGCCCACCTACAAGACCCTGACCGATATCCTGGGCGCCGAGGATGCCTTCGGCGACATGGACTTCAAGGTTGCTGGCACCTCCGAGTTCATCACCTCCCTCCAGCTGGACACCAAGCTGGACGGCATTCCCGCCGATATCCTAGCCGCTGCCCTGCAGCAGGCCAAGGAGGCCCGCGCCACCATCCTGGACGTGATTGACGAGTGCATCGACGGTCCGGCTGAGATGAGCCCCTACGCACCGCGGATCATCACCACCAAGGTTCCTGTTGACAAGATCGGCGAGGTCATCGGGCCCAAGGGCAAGATGATCAACCAGATCCAGGAGGATACCGGTGCCGATGTCTCCATCGAGGACGACGGTACGGTCTACATCGCCTCCGAGGGTGGCGAGGCAGCGGCCAAGGCCAAGGAGGTCATCGACCAGATCGCCAACCCGCACGTTCCCGAGGCGGGCGAGACCTTCAACGGCAAGGTCGTGAAGACGACCAGCTTTGGCGCCTTTGTCAATCTGACCCCGGGCACGGATGGCCTTCTGCACATCTCGCAGATTCGCAACCTGGCCAATGGTGAGCGCATCGATGCCGTAGAGGACGTGCTCAAGGAGGGCGATACCGTCGAGGTCATCGTCCAGGGAGTGGACGACCGCGGTAAGATCTCTCTGGCCGTTCCAGGATTTGAGGACCAGGAGTCCGGTGCAGGTCGGGACCGCGGTGGCCGTCGCGATCGTGGAGGCCGCTCCGACAGGGGCGAGCGCCGTGAGCGTTCCGACCGCGGTGAGCGTCGCGAACGTCGCGATCATCATGACCACGTCGAGCGCCCCGAGCGCGAAGATGACGACCGGTACCCGTCGCGCAGGGCCTCCAGGCCCGAGCGTGAGGACCGTTACTTCGACGAGGACGACCGCGGGGAAGCCCCCCGTCGCCGCCGTCCCCGCCGTGACGGTGGATTCGAGGGTGACGACTGGTCGGAGGACGAGGATGGTGCCTCCCGTTATGACCGTCGCCGCCGCACCGGGCGTGATGACGAGGAGGAGCGTGGTGAGCGTTCCGGACGCCGCCACTCCGATCGCCGTGAGCGTTCCGACCGTGGAGATCGCGGAGACCGTGGCGGTGAGCGCTCCGGTCGTCGTGAGCACCGTTCCTCGGGTCGTGGTGGATACCGTGGCCGCAGGGAGAACCCCCGCTATGCCGCCGATGAGCATTACGACGAGTACCGTGCCGACCGCGAAGAGCGCTCCGAGCGTCCCCGCCGTCGGGTTCGCAGGGACTTCGATCCCTTCGACAGCGAGGACTGA
- a CDS encoding aldo/keto reductase: MASSMRALGPFTTTSVGLGCMGLSIEGKPDEQTGIETIHTALDAGCRQLDTAWAYYESGGPEQTNERLVRAALESWKGPREEVLVATKVGHYRNFTDGKPTWAVDGRPESLIRHAKESAQALGVDTIDLLYFHRPDPQVPYRESLEAMESLVQEGVARTLGVSNANREQIDMAREVMGGDLVAVQNQFSPTFTSSRDELEYVSGLGLAFVCWSPLGGFRKAKDETKYDPFRKVAEDRGVSYQSVVLAWELAKSEHVFVIPGAHRASTIVDSLTAARLELSPEELAVLG; encoded by the coding sequence ATGGCATCATCGATGAGAGCACTGGGGCCTTTTACGACCACGTCGGTCGGTCTGGGCTGCATGGGTCTTTCCATAGAGGGGAAGCCCGATGAGCAGACCGGAATCGAGACCATCCATACCGCTCTTGACGCAGGATGCCGACAGCTGGATACGGCCTGGGCCTACTATGAGTCGGGCGGCCCGGAGCAAACCAACGAGCGGCTTGTCCGTGCAGCTCTGGAATCCTGGAAGGGACCCCGTGAGGAGGTCCTGGTGGCAACCAAGGTGGGGCACTACCGTAACTTCACCGATGGTAAGCCCACCTGGGCTGTCGATGGCCGCCCCGAGAGCCTGATCAGGCATGCCAAGGAATCGGCCCAGGCGCTGGGTGTCGACACCATCGACCTTCTTTACTTCCACCGTCCCGATCCCCAGGTGCCCTACCGCGAATCCCTGGAGGCCATGGAATCCCTGGTTCAGGAGGGTGTGGCCCGGACACTGGGCGTCTCCAACGCCAACCGTGAGCAGATTGATATGGCCAGGGAAGTGATGGGTGGAGATCTGGTTGCCGTCCAGAACCAGTTCTCTCCCACGTTCACCTCCAGCAGGGATGAGCTGGAGTACGTCTCTGGCCTGGGGCTGGCCTTCGTCTGCTGGAGCCCCCTGGGTGGCTTCCGCAAGGCCAAGGATGAAACAAAATACGATCCCTTCCGCAAGGTGGCCGAGGACCGGGGTGTGTCCTACCAGTCAGTGGTCCTCGCCTGGGAACTGGCAAAGAGTGAGCATGTGTTCGTCATTCCGGGGGCCCATAGGGCGTCCACCATCGTGGATTCCCTGACGGCGGCCCGGCTTGAGCTGAGCCCAGAGGAGCTGGCGGTTCTGGGGTAG
- the rpsO gene encoding 30S ribosomal protein S15, with protein sequence MALTTEQKQAIVKEYATHEGDTGSPEVQVALLSKRIADLTEHLKEHKHDHHSRRGLLLMVGQRRRLLDYLKKVDINRYRSLVERLGLRH encoded by the coding sequence GTGGCTCTTACGACTGAGCAGAAGCAGGCAATCGTCAAGGAATATGCGACGCACGAGGGTGACACGGGTTCTCCCGAGGTTCAGGTGGCCTTGCTGAGCAAGCGCATTGCCGACCTGACCGAGCATCTCAAGGAGCACAAGCACGACCACCATTCGCGTCGTGGCCTCCTGCTCATGGTTGGTCAGCGTCGCCGGTTGCTGGACTACCTCAAGAAGGTTGATATCAACCGCTATCGCTCCCTGGTGGAGCGTCTTGGACTGCGCCACTGA